The proteins below come from a single Ruegeria sp. SCSIO 43209 genomic window:
- a CDS encoding NADPH:quinone oxidoreductase family protein — protein MQAFRIETKGAPAQLCETREVPLQENQVRIAIRACGLNFADLLMQKGTYQDTPEAPYTLGMEIAGIVTEIGNNVAHLKLGDRVAVYSGQGGLAESGVFDADRAIPLPDSTSFEDAAAIQIAYGTSHIALAHRARLQPGETLLVTGAAGGVGLTAVEIGKLMGATVIAQARGHDKLAVAQKAGADHLLDASEDLRDRVLALGGADVVYDAIGGDVFKAAFRATNPEGRLLPIGFAGGEVPQIPANHLLVKNLTVIGVYIGGYLNFRPEIVRDSFSTLFRWHSEGRIKPHISHVLPLQDAAKGLELLRDRKSTGKVVIRINSPL, from the coding sequence ATGCAGGCATTTCGTATCGAGACCAAAGGGGCACCCGCTCAGCTATGCGAAACACGCGAAGTACCGCTGCAAGAGAACCAAGTTCGTATCGCAATCCGCGCCTGCGGCCTGAACTTTGCAGACCTTCTGATGCAGAAAGGCACGTATCAGGATACTCCCGAAGCGCCGTATACACTGGGCATGGAGATCGCGGGGATTGTCACCGAAATTGGAAACAATGTCGCGCATTTGAAACTGGGTGATCGCGTTGCGGTTTATTCCGGCCAGGGTGGGTTGGCCGAATCAGGCGTTTTTGATGCAGACCGGGCTATTCCCCTTCCAGATTCCACAAGTTTCGAAGACGCCGCCGCGATCCAGATCGCCTATGGCACCAGCCACATTGCTCTGGCACACCGGGCGCGCTTGCAACCGGGTGAGACACTGCTGGTCACCGGGGCCGCCGGTGGCGTGGGATTGACCGCAGTTGAAATCGGAAAACTGATGGGGGCGACAGTCATCGCCCAAGCCCGCGGGCATGACAAATTGGCCGTGGCACAAAAAGCTGGTGCAGACCATTTGCTTGACGCAAGCGAAGACCTGCGCGACCGCGTTCTCGCTCTGGGTGGTGCTGACGTGGTCTACGATGCGATTGGTGGAGATGTCTTCAAGGCCGCCTTCCGCGCGACCAACCCGGAAGGCCGCTTGTTACCGATCGGATTTGCGGGAGGTGAGGTGCCCCAGATCCCGGCCAACCATCTATTGGTCAAGAACCTGACCGTGATCGGCGTATATATCGGCGGCTATCTGAATTTCAGACCCGAGATCGTGCGCGACAGCTTCAGCACCTTGTTCCGCTGGCATTCTGAGGGCCGGATAAAGCCTCATATCAGCCACGTCCTGCCCTTGCAGGATGCAGCAAAAGGTTTGGAACTGCTGCGCGATCGCAAATCCACTGGCAAGGTGGTGATCCGCATCAACTCGCCACTTTAA
- a CDS encoding LysR family transcriptional regulator produces the protein MRNLDITTLRSFVAVADHGGVTRAAGFLHLTQSAVSMQLKRLEELLGLELLDRSGRTIALTASGEQLLAYARRMIALNDEVIGRLTDQAFEGEVVLGVPHDVVHPFIPRVLKRFNASFPRVSVNLVTSNTRHLKEEFARGSFDLIVTTESGAGEGAETLHHMPLRWVGALNGSAWRQKPLRLGFCRNCIFRPVATAALDDAGIEWDMSIDSDSDRTVEATVSADLAVGVLLEGTQPSHQELIDHAGVLPDLPVQFINLYGAERVREEYVSELANLLRQNFNHPTAQPLKVAS, from the coding sequence ATGCGAAATCTGGACATCACTACATTGCGGTCTTTCGTAGCTGTTGCTGATCATGGTGGCGTGACGCGTGCCGCTGGATTTCTTCACCTCACGCAATCTGCGGTCTCTATGCAGCTCAAGCGGCTGGAAGAGCTTTTGGGCCTGGAATTACTGGATCGATCCGGCCGAACCATCGCGCTAACGGCGTCCGGAGAGCAGCTGCTGGCTTATGCGCGGCGGATGATTGCGTTGAATGATGAAGTGATCGGGCGGCTGACGGATCAGGCGTTTGAGGGCGAGGTCGTGCTAGGCGTACCGCATGACGTCGTTCATCCGTTCATCCCGCGCGTGTTGAAGCGTTTCAATGCCAGCTTTCCTCGGGTCAGCGTAAACTTGGTCACTTCCAACACGCGGCACTTGAAAGAAGAGTTCGCACGCGGAAGCTTCGATCTGATTGTGACTACGGAATCGGGTGCGGGCGAAGGTGCCGAAACCCTGCACCATATGCCTTTGCGTTGGGTTGGCGCGCTGAACGGATCTGCCTGGCGCCAAAAGCCTTTGCGGCTGGGGTTTTGCCGGAATTGCATTTTTCGCCCAGTCGCGACAGCGGCGCTGGATGATGCGGGAATCGAATGGGATATGAGCATCGACAGCGATTCCGACCGCACCGTTGAAGCCACCGTCAGCGCTGATCTGGCTGTGGGAGTTTTGCTGGAAGGCACCCAGCCCAGCCATCAGGAACTGATTGACCATGCCGGGGTTCTGCCGGATTTGCCTGTGCAGTTCATCAACCTCTATGGTGCCGAGCGGGTACGTGAGGAATACGTATCAGAGCTTGCGAACCTACTGCGCCAAAATTTCAATCATCCAACGGCGCAGCCGCTTAAAGTGGCGAGTTGA
- a CDS encoding DUF1127 domain-containing protein, producing the protein MTMTHIAISAHRRIKRKAIGARILDLFNLARQRRALAQLDDDALNDIGVSRKDARNEAERPFWDAPDSWHKHLY; encoded by the coding sequence ATGACCATGACCCATATAGCCATCTCAGCTCATCGTCGCATCAAGCGTAAGGCGATTGGTGCTCGGATACTTGACCTGTTTAACCTCGCTCGTCAGCGGCGCGCCCTCGCCCAGCTTGATGATGATGCACTGAATGACATCGGCGTTTCACGCAAAGACGCGCGTAACGAAGCAGAGCGCCCGTTCTGGGACGCGCCCGACAGCTGGCACAAACATCTGTATTAA
- a CDS encoding Bax inhibitor-1/YccA family protein, translating to MAQFDTIRTASGARAAEIDEGLRAHMNKVYGTMSVGMLITFAVAWAVGSSPQLLSIFRDPVTLSPNILGWIVMFAPLAMVFGFGAAINRLSASGAQLFFYAFAAVMGLSLSWIFVAFTGISIAQVFLVTSIAFAGLSLYGYVTKKDLSGMGTFLMMGVIGLIVAMVINIFLQSPAIMFAVSILGVLIFAGLTAYDTQKIKTTYLQMAHAGDQEWLGKAAIMGALNLYLDFINMFMFLLQLLGNRE from the coding sequence ATGGCACAATTCGACACGATCCGGACGGCGTCCGGCGCGCGCGCTGCCGAGATAGACGAGGGCCTGCGCGCCCATATGAACAAAGTCTACGGCACGATGTCCGTAGGCATGCTGATCACATTTGCCGTGGCATGGGCGGTGGGCTCGAGCCCGCAACTGCTGTCGATCTTCCGTGATCCGGTCACGCTGAGCCCCAATATCCTGGGCTGGATCGTGATGTTTGCACCTTTGGCGATGGTGTTTGGCTTTGGCGCCGCCATCAACCGCCTCTCGGCGTCCGGCGCACAGCTGTTCTTTTATGCATTTGCAGCCGTGATGGGCCTGTCGCTGAGCTGGATTTTCGTAGCATTCACCGGCATCTCGATCGCGCAGGTATTCCTTGTGACTTCGATCGCGTTTGCAGGTCTTTCGCTGTACGGTTATGTGACCAAGAAAGACCTGTCCGGCATGGGCACCTTCCTGATGATGGGTGTGATTGGCCTGATCGTTGCGATGGTGATCAACATCTTCCTGCAATCACCAGCGATCATGTTCGCAGTGTCGATCCTGGGTGTGCTGATCTTTGCCGGCCTGACCGCCTATGACACGCAGAAGATCAAAACCACCTATCTGCAGATGGCTCATGCTGGCGATCAGGAATGGCTTGGCAAAGCGGCGATCATGGGTGCTTTGAACCTGTATCTGGACTTCATCAACATGTTCATGTTCCTGCTGCAACTCCTGGGCAACAGAGAATAA
- a CDS encoding LacI family DNA-binding transcriptional regulator, which yields MADHLGLSKSTVSRALNGYTDISESTRKRVETTARKMGYRPLSHAQAIRTGRVRAIAMVINSEEPDRHNPFLQDFLAGACEAASASDWTMTISTAKSEKDMLDVLGRLVEERKADGFILPRTEVDDARVKYLQELKVPFIMYGRTGYGQADWQDETSWFDISGESATRDAVGRLVDFGHTRIGYVGSDPKFNYSHLRRDGYLEGLKIAALPADPELIREGARTREEGAVEARALLTLNHPPTAIVFATDLAALGCYSVCTELGLEVGQDVSILGYDGIPECQYVSPGLTTFSVDSKRAGERLATMLISQTRGEAPADLREIGEAVLIERSSDGPPSVTAEELARKIQLSKDHNRGGNRL from the coding sequence TTGGCCGATCATCTTGGGCTTTCTAAGAGCACGGTGTCCCGCGCCCTGAATGGATATACCGACATCTCGGAATCCACGAGAAAGCGCGTTGAAACCACGGCGCGAAAGATGGGCTATCGCCCACTCAGCCATGCGCAGGCGATACGAACCGGGCGGGTGCGCGCCATCGCCATGGTCATCAACAGCGAAGAACCAGACCGGCATAATCCATTTCTTCAGGATTTTCTGGCCGGAGCATGCGAAGCGGCGAGCGCATCCGACTGGACGATGACGATTTCTACGGCGAAGTCCGAAAAAGATATGCTTGATGTATTGGGGCGGCTTGTCGAAGAGCGCAAAGCCGATGGATTCATTCTGCCCCGGACCGAGGTCGACGATGCGAGGGTGAAATACCTGCAAGAGTTGAAGGTTCCCTTCATCATGTATGGCCGCACGGGGTATGGGCAGGCGGACTGGCAGGATGAGACATCCTGGTTCGACATTTCGGGTGAATCTGCAACCCGTGATGCGGTCGGTCGGCTCGTCGATTTTGGCCATACGCGTATCGGATATGTCGGTAGCGATCCGAAATTCAACTACAGCCATCTGCGCCGTGACGGTTATCTTGAAGGTCTCAAGATCGCGGCCTTGCCTGCCGATCCCGAGTTGATCCGGGAAGGTGCTCGTACGCGCGAGGAGGGTGCGGTTGAGGCACGCGCGCTTTTGACGCTGAATCACCCACCTACTGCAATAGTATTTGCAACGGATCTGGCTGCGCTGGGGTGTTACTCGGTCTGTACAGAACTGGGCCTCGAGGTCGGGCAAGATGTATCAATTCTGGGATATGATGGCATCCCTGAATGCCAATATGTCAGCCCTGGTCTAACCACGTTCAGCGTCGATTCTAAGCGGGCCGGAGAACGCCTTGCGACGATGCTGATCAGTCAGACTCGCGGTGAAGCGCCCGCAGATCTGCGTGAGATTGGTGAGGCCGTTCTGATCGAACGCAGTTCCGACGGGCCACCAAGCGTTACAGCCGAGGAACTGGCCCGAAAAATTCAACTTTCAAAAGATCATAACCGGGGAGGAAACCGACTATGA
- a CDS encoding ABC transporter substrate-binding protein: MKLAPLASRMMLGTSLALVLAATSAQADTIRFWTTEEQPERLAKQQEMADQFKAETGTTVEVIPVTESDLGTRATAAFAAGDLPDVVYHPLQYALPWAEAGILDTEAATEVIEELGADTFAPGALGMAAFNDETASVPVDGWTQMVVYRKDLFDEAGLEAPNSFANVVAALEQLHNPPEMYGFVAATKVDENFMSQVLEHVFLANGVTPVGADGFQPLDEAKTIEVLDFYKAISKASPPGELFWKQSRELYFDGKAAMIIWSPFILDELAGLRDSAPPTINDDPTSRDLASKTGIVTNFSGPSNPDGAAWGDVRYFGITNDADTDAAMEFVKFAMDDGYTQTLAIAPEGKFPVRRGNADNPTSFSEAWAELPVGVDRKAPLGELYDQAMIDEIVGGLDVAQRWGVAEGQLALASKMINSQAINRVVRQYIDDEIDAAAAVAAMNDELAKVQ; the protein is encoded by the coding sequence ATGAAACTTGCACCTTTAGCATCGCGAATGATGCTTGGAACATCGCTTGCGCTAGTATTGGCGGCGACGTCAGCTCAGGCGGATACGATCCGCTTCTGGACCACCGAAGAACAGCCCGAGCGGCTGGCCAAGCAACAGGAAATGGCTGACCAGTTCAAGGCTGAAACCGGCACCACGGTCGAGGTTATCCCGGTCACCGAAAGTGATCTGGGTACACGCGCCACAGCAGCATTTGCCGCCGGAGACCTGCCAGATGTGGTCTATCATCCGCTGCAATATGCCCTGCCATGGGCTGAAGCGGGCATTCTGGACACCGAAGCCGCCACCGAAGTGATCGAAGAACTGGGCGCCGACACCTTCGCCCCCGGCGCGCTTGGTATGGCGGCGTTCAATGACGAAACCGCGTCGGTACCGGTCGATGGATGGACCCAAATGGTTGTCTACCGCAAAGACCTGTTTGATGAAGCGGGCCTTGAGGCCCCGAACTCATTCGCCAACGTCGTCGCTGCGCTGGAGCAGTTGCACAACCCGCCCGAGATGTACGGTTTCGTTGCTGCAACCAAAGTTGATGAAAACTTCATGAGTCAGGTTTTGGAGCATGTGTTCCTCGCCAATGGCGTGACCCCTGTTGGCGCGGACGGCTTCCAGCCGCTGGATGAAGCCAAGACCATAGAGGTATTGGATTTCTACAAGGCGATCTCGAAAGCCTCGCCCCCGGGTGAGCTATTCTGGAAACAATCGCGCGAGCTGTATTTTGATGGCAAAGCAGCGATGATCATCTGGTCGCCCTTCATCCTTGACGAACTGGCCGGTCTGCGCGACAGCGCCCCGCCGACGATCAACGATGATCCGACCTCGCGCGATCTGGCCTCGAAGACTGGTATCGTCACTAACTTCTCGGGCCCATCGAACCCGGATGGCGCGGCTTGGGGTGACGTTCGTTACTTTGGCATCACCAACGACGCCGACACCGACGCGGCGATGGAGTTCGTGAAATTCGCCATGGACGACGGCTATACTCAAACACTGGCCATCGCACCCGAGGGCAAGTTCCCGGTCCGTCGCGGTAATGCTGACAACCCGACCTCGTTCTCGGAAGCATGGGCAGAACTGCCTGTAGGCGTGGACCGCAAAGCCCCGTTGGGCGAGCTGTATGATCAGGCGATGATCGATGAGATCGTCGGCGGTCTGGACGTGGCGCAGCGCTGGGGCGTTGCTGAAGGCCAGCTGGCTTTGGCGTCCAAAATGATCAACAGCCAGGCAATTAACCGGGTCGTGCGCCAATATATCGACGATGAAATCGATGCCGCCGCTGCAGTGGCCGCAATGAACGACGAGCTCGCGAAGGTTCAGTAA
- a CDS encoding carbohydrate ABC transporter permease, whose amino-acid sequence MSSATPPTGTGALAKREARLAWTLLAPTVISVSLVVILPLLAIFWISFKPFTLSDLRPPAPVVRESLRGSGDDLRIEYRVRNSSQDIAVVGVTLTDVLPDGVTAREVASPCVLDGQNLFCDFGTLEGGQRERIRIPVTLDGDPDAFEELLEGSEPGVTGSGPSVLTNLEFSLENYARVFDGDEFWGVLWVTLFYTVVGTIGALVMGLFAALLLNKSFKGQGFIRGLYLFPYVAPVIAVAFTWVTLFDPFSGSANALLVQMGLSSEPINFFGERPLALIMVTVFEIWRYFPLSFLFILARMQSIDSSMYEAADMDGASPFQKFWLLSIPQLLGILSVLFLLRFIWTFNKFDDIFLLTGGNAGTRTLTVNVYEQAFAVSNIGAGAAVAVVILMCLIAFSFVFFRFISREEGL is encoded by the coding sequence ATGTCTTCGGCCACCCCACCGACCGGAACCGGGGCGCTAGCCAAACGCGAGGCGCGTCTGGCCTGGACGCTGCTGGCTCCGACAGTGATCAGTGTATCGCTTGTGGTGATCCTGCCCTTGCTGGCGATCTTTTGGATCAGCTTCAAGCCCTTCACCCTGTCTGACCTTCGTCCGCCTGCACCTGTGGTGCGTGAAAGCCTGCGCGGATCGGGAGACGATCTGCGGATTGAATACCGCGTCCGCAACTCAAGTCAGGACATCGCCGTTGTCGGAGTCACCCTGACAGATGTTCTACCGGACGGCGTGACGGCGCGCGAAGTTGCAAGTCCCTGTGTTCTGGACGGGCAAAACCTGTTCTGCGATTTCGGCACACTGGAAGGCGGTCAACGCGAACGCATCCGTATTCCGGTCACATTGGACGGAGATCCGGACGCTTTCGAAGAGCTGCTCGAAGGATCAGAGCCCGGCGTGACCGGGAGCGGACCCAGCGTCCTGACCAACCTTGAATTCAGTCTGGAAAACTACGCCCGTGTCTTTGATGGAGACGAGTTCTGGGGCGTGCTGTGGGTCACGTTGTTCTACACCGTGGTCGGCACCATTGGAGCTTTGGTGATGGGCCTGTTTGCAGCCTTGTTGCTGAACAAAAGCTTCAAGGGACAAGGGTTCATACGCGGCCTCTATCTGTTCCCCTATGTGGCGCCAGTCATCGCTGTGGCCTTCACATGGGTCACCTTGTTCGACCCGTTCTCAGGTTCTGCCAACGCATTGTTGGTGCAGATGGGACTAAGCAGTGAACCGATCAACTTCTTCGGGGAACGCCCTTTGGCGCTGATCATGGTGACAGTGTTCGAGATCTGGCGCTATTTCCCGCTGTCGTTCCTGTTCATTCTGGCGCGGATGCAATCAATCGACTCCAGCATGTATGAAGCAGCAGATATGGATGGAGCCTCACCATTCCAGAAATTCTGGCTACTGAGCATCCCGCAACTGCTGGGCATCCTGTCGGTACTGTTCCTGCTGCGTTTCATTTGGACGTTCAACAAGTTCGACGACATCTTCCTGCTGACCGGCGGCAATGCCGGCACCCGTACTCTGACCGTAAATGTCTATGAACAGGCCTTTGCGGTTTCGAACATCGGCGCAGGCGCAGCGGTGGCCGTTGTGATCCTGATGTGCCTGATTGCCTTCAGCTTCGTCTTCTTCCGCTTCATCAGCCGTGAGGAGGGTTTGTGA
- a CDS encoding carbohydrate ABC transporter permease — protein sequence MRKGYITAPILGALWLVVIATTVAITMSFSTGAAFRPQVLLCLIWGAVAGLVYVRFPAQRAPARLGVSALLGLSCLTGVGPVLIGSDTSLQAILVTVVAMAVVMHLSVAAILKETPFGELTRHEYEEAVIRFCTGFGYIFFTAIVIIPFYVMVMTSLKSQQALLQNPLDFSVDLSQGTALFRSYTELFRDFNFGTYLWTSLYVSVLTVFITLLFSVPGAYAVARFRFSGQKAFSRSILLIYMVPMIVLALPIYIAFSLTGLRNSILGIVMIYPVTTIPVALYMLQGYFRGLPTEVEEAGLMDGLSRLAVIWKITLPLSLPALASVSLYVFMIAWNEFLLAFMLLDDPSKFTLTRGVTMLNSSEIPRQHLMAGAVIATVPIMALFLGLERFMTKGLTAGSVKG from the coding sequence ATGCGCAAAGGGTATATAACCGCCCCGATTCTAGGCGCGCTCTGGCTGGTGGTGATCGCCACTACTGTCGCCATCACCATGTCATTCTCGACCGGGGCTGCGTTCCGGCCACAGGTCTTGCTCTGCTTGATATGGGGGGCTGTTGCCGGTCTGGTGTATGTCCGCTTCCCGGCGCAACGCGCACCGGCCCGACTGGGTGTTTCCGCCTTGTTAGGCCTGTCTTGCCTGACCGGAGTCGGGCCTGTCCTGATCGGCTCTGACACATCCCTGCAGGCAATACTGGTCACCGTCGTGGCGATGGCAGTCGTGATGCACCTATCCGTTGCCGCAATCCTGAAAGAGACTCCGTTCGGCGAGCTCACCCGTCATGAGTACGAAGAGGCCGTGATCCGGTTCTGTACGGGCTTTGGCTACATCTTCTTTACCGCGATCGTGATCATCCCGTTCTATGTGATGGTGATGACCAGCCTGAAGTCGCAACAGGCCCTGTTGCAGAACCCGCTGGATTTCTCGGTAGATCTATCACAAGGCACCGCGCTGTTTCGCAGCTATACCGAGCTGTTTCGCGATTTCAACTTCGGCACCTATCTTTGGACCTCGCTCTACGTCTCGGTCCTGACGGTCTTTATCACCCTGCTGTTCAGCGTCCCCGGAGCCTATGCCGTCGCGCGGTTCCGTTTCTCGGGGCAAAAGGCGTTCTCGCGCTCGATTCTGCTGATCTACATGGTGCCGATGATCGTTCTGGCGCTGCCGATCTATATCGCGTTCTCGCTGACTGGCTTGCGCAACTCGATCCTTGGCATCGTGATGATCTACCCGGTCACGACAATCCCTGTCGCGCTGTACATGCTGCAAGGTTATTTCCGTGGTTTGCCGACGGAAGTGGAAGAGGCCGGTCTCATGGATGGGCTTTCGCGGCTGGCAGTGATTTGGAAGATTACGCTGCCGCTTAGCCTGCCTGCGCTGGCGTCGGTCTCGCTCTACGTCTTCATGATCGCTTGGAACGAGTTCCTGCTGGCCTTCATGCTGCTGGACGACCCTTCGAAATTTACCCTGACCCGAGGCGTCACGATGCTGAACTCCTCGGAAATTCCCCGACAGCATCTGATGGCCGGTGCGGTGATCGCCACCGTTCCGATCATGGCGCTGTTCCTGGGACTTGAACGTTTCATGACTAAGGGCCTGACTGCGGGGTCCGTCAAAGGATGA
- a CDS encoding ABC transporter ATP-binding protein — MGSIELKSVEKWFGSAQVIKGVDLMIDEGEFIVFVGPSGCGKSTLLRMIGGLEDISRGSLLINGNDVTDHPPSKRGLTMVFQSYALYPHLTVAENMGFSLKVAGVPKAEIAEQVNKAAEVLKLGPFLERRPKDLSGGQRQRVAIGRSIVRDPTAFLFDEPLSNLDAALRVEMRYEIAKLHQNLKRTMIYVTHDQVEAMTLADRIVVLEYGKIAQVGTPRELYERPANLFVAQFIGSPKMNILPCTTQNDGYTLEHGRGGDFARSGVASKLGIRPEHIDVVSSGDGQCDGIIEVIEYLGADTFLIVDCGAEEKVTVRLNGDTALKPGAKIGLHFPTDKLHFFDENGQALVEQ; from the coding sequence ATGGGCAGCATCGAACTAAAATCCGTCGAAAAGTGGTTTGGCTCGGCCCAGGTCATCAAAGGCGTTGACCTAATGATTGATGAAGGTGAATTCATCGTCTTCGTCGGTCCATCGGGCTGTGGAAAATCCACCCTGCTTCGCATGATCGGTGGGCTTGAAGATATCTCGCGCGGATCGCTACTAATCAACGGCAATGATGTCACGGATCACCCACCCTCCAAGCGGGGTCTGACGATGGTGTTCCAGTCCTATGCGCTTTATCCCCACCTGACGGTCGCCGAAAATATGGGGTTCTCACTTAAGGTCGCGGGTGTTCCGAAGGCCGAGATAGCAGAGCAGGTCAATAAAGCCGCCGAGGTTCTCAAGCTGGGACCTTTTCTGGAACGTCGCCCCAAGGACCTGTCCGGTGGACAGCGGCAGCGCGTTGCAATTGGTCGTTCTATCGTGCGCGACCCGACGGCGTTTCTGTTCGATGAACCGCTCTCGAATCTTGATGCAGCGCTTCGTGTCGAAATGCGTTACGAAATCGCGAAACTTCATCAGAACCTAAAGCGCACAATGATCTACGTGACGCACGATCAGGTTGAAGCGATGACATTGGCCGACCGCATCGTCGTGCTTGAGTACGGCAAGATCGCGCAAGTCGGCACACCCCGCGAACTTTACGAACGCCCTGCCAATCTGTTTGTCGCACAGTTCATTGGCAGCCCCAAAATGAACATATTGCCGTGCACGACTCAGAACGATGGCTACACTCTGGAACATGGCAGAGGCGGCGACTTCGCGCGCTCGGGTGTAGCAAGCAAACTCGGCATTCGCCCCGAACACATCGATGTTGTATCATCGGGCGATGGGCAATGTGATGGCATCATCGAGGTGATTGAGTATCTGGGGGCAGATACCTTCCTGATCGTGGATTGCGGCGCCGAAGAGAAGGTTACCGTGCGCCTGAATGGGGACACCGCTCTAAAGCCTGGGGCAAAGATCGGCCTGCATTTTCCCACCGACAAACTTCATTTCTTTGACGAGAATGGGCAGGCATTGGTAGAGCAATGA
- a CDS encoding membrane lipoprotein lipid attachment site-containing protein, which translates to MKKILLPALAVLTLSACEDPFNREGVGFTGIDGEPRTVSDVKGAVAFLPPETNIPAELAKLPTVQVTSDKAELEKIAGVAIDNGGRSDANSVQLTGSDTNLYLSNVSVNGQLFGVLRTENNSTKVDTSVGSAFGAQTERFTGCLPAGDVYRKGSSERSSGFAVPLNCR; encoded by the coding sequence ATGAAAAAAATCTTGTTGCCCGCTCTTGCTGTTCTGACATTGTCAGCCTGCGAAGACCCCTTTAACCGCGAAGGTGTTGGTTTCACCGGGATTGATGGTGAACCGCGCACAGTGTCGGATGTGAAAGGCGCCGTAGCCTTTTTGCCGCCAGAAACCAACATCCCGGCGGAACTGGCCAAGCTACCAACGGTCCAGGTTACATCGGACAAAGCCGAGCTTGAAAAGATCGCGGGTGTCGCAATCGATAATGGCGGTCGCTCAGATGCGAATTCAGTTCAGCTCACTGGCAGTGATACCAATCTGTACCTGAGCAATGTCAGTGTAAACGGTCAGTTGTTCGGCGTCCTGCGTACGGAAAACAACTCCACCAAAGTTGATACATCGGTGGGCTCGGCCTTTGGCGCTCAAACGGAACGCTTTACCGGATGCTTGCCCGCGGGTGATGTATACCGCAAAGGTTCGTCCGAGCGCAGTTCGGGTTTTGCAGTGCCACTGAACTGCCGTTAA
- the rpmG gene encoding 50S ribosomal protein L33 encodes MAKPTTIKIRLNSTAGTGHFYVTKKNARTMTEKMTIRKYDPVARKHVEYKEGKIK; translated from the coding sequence ATGGCGAAGCCGACGACAATCAAGATCCGTCTGAACTCGACCGCGGGCACGGGCCACTTCTACGTGACCAAGAAGAACGCGCGCACCATGACCGAGAAAATGACCATTCGTAAATACGATCCGGTCGCTCGGAAGCATGTCGAGTACAAAGAAGGCAAGATCAAGTAA
- a CDS encoding GYD domain-containing protein, whose amino-acid sequence MPVFITYASYSQDGVKGMLAKPEDRTGPVKALLEKAGGRLISFYITTGGNDVVVISELPEGSDAVAIGMAVAGTGAVSRIETVRAWSAQEFVAVAEKAAALGGTYTPPGG is encoded by the coding sequence ATGCCTGTTTTCATTACCTATGCGTCTTATTCGCAAGATGGGGTCAAAGGAATGTTGGCAAAACCGGAAGATCGCACCGGTCCCGTCAAGGCCTTGCTTGAGAAAGCAGGCGGCAGACTGATCTCATTTTATATAACCACCGGAGGCAATGATGTCGTCGTTATCAGCGAACTGCCTGAAGGCAGTGATGCTGTGGCAATTGGCATGGCCGTCGCGGGCACGGGTGCGGTTTCGAGGATCGAGACCGTTCGCGCATGGTCGGCGCAGGAATTTGTTGCCGTCGCCGAAAAAGCTGCAGCACTTGGCGGCACCTACACACCTCCGGGCGGTTAA